The following is a genomic window from Carassius auratus strain Wakin chromosome 15, ASM336829v1, whole genome shotgun sequence.
TGACTGAAGCATTGCACTTCCAGACCAACTTCCATGGGCATtgctgaagacaagaaaaaaactgCTTATCCACCTATCTTGGTGTCTGGTGACCCGCGATACTCATTGGTGCCTTCAATACCTGCAAACGTGGTCAGTACCTTTGCGCCGCCAtttcacacactgcaacacacgcACGCACCCATTCACATAGCTTTCATATTCGCACTTTCTGTGTgcttagtgttttgtttataattattgtgGCCCGATACAATTATTGACGCTGTTGATTTAATGTGTGTGATTTAATGAAACTGAATGAGATGTTCATCCAGTGTTTTCtttgttctctctttttctctttttttttatggacatTTTTGTGAATGAATGTGGACACGAATCTGCAAACGTGGATTAGCGTGACGCGGTCGGTTTCTGGCACGGGCACGGATTCCGGATAGAGACCGCTAGCGGGAACGTGTGgtcatttcttattttgttttattttatttttgtccattttgtttttctgtgttatGATTTTGAACATATGAAAGAAATAAATATCCTGATGACCTTTAGtctgggattattattatttgttgtgtaaCAGGTGGTTATTTTTCTGCTATCCTGGGTAAAGATAATTTTTGACAGGTTTAATCCTGTCTGGCGCCCgaaggtttttttttccccccctttaaaatggttattttacttTGGGGGCGGCGACCACCGTTATAGAGTGGCGCCCGAACAGAGACTTGAATTGAAACCTACTTGAAACTTGAGCTTTTGATTTTGACAATCCCTGTGAACTATTGAAcacttttgaggaaaaaaaaaaaacgcacaccTCTGAAACCTTGTGATTTGAAAActtgatatatgtatatatataattttttttttttggaaaattagTGAAACAATGAAATTGTCTGAATTAATcttgaaaattgtttttttttgtgtgtatactGTGAACGCTAAATGAACAATTAGAGGTGTTCTCTCTAAGGTGTCACAGTAATTGATGATTGTTTGAATAGTGGAAAATAGTGAAAGCGACTTACTTTGAATACTTATTGTTTTTGATTTACTTGGTGTTTGTGAGATAATACTGATTGAACAGTTgtgaaatgttgtattttgttgtttagtaTAAATATTTCAGGGACAAACAAACTGAAACACATCTCATTTACTGATATTTATTGGTTTTCACACTCAACATTCTTGCACTCAATCACCGCAATCATGGCACATACCCCTCCCTCCCAATCTACCTTTGTGGAAATTGAGCCTCCACCAGACATCTCAACTCCAGTATGGCCGCCTGCACTGCGACCGGGAATGCCTCTGGAACCACCTCCATGTGCTCCGGTGTTCTACCATACCCCCACTCCACTCAGCCCTGTTCATCCTGGAACCCATGTGCACATGTCCTCTCCTGCTCTGGCTGGGAGCACTCCAGTACAAACTCTCACCTGGGCAACACAAGGGGATAACATGCAACTTTGCACCTCTTCTGAAGGTGGAACTCATTCATCAGTGGCACAACATGAACTGCCCAACATTCTACCAACTCCTGGAAGGCAAATACAAGAAGTCACTGCTTGGGTACAAGGGAACTGGGATACCTTGTTTGACTTAATGGCAAGACAAGAAACAAGAGTGAATGAACTTACCCAGGAAGTGAAAGATACCTCTTCTCAGCACCAGAGCCAGATTGCTGATCTTGCTGCAAAAGTGGAGGATAACAAAAATCAAGTTTTAACCCTGTTTACTACCACTAAGCAACATGAGGAGACTGAAGCAGATAACCTGACTAAAGCGATGAAGTTAATGATCACGGAAGAACTCCAGAAGGTGGAATCTACCTTGGTTTCTGAACTACGATTCATGGTTGATCAACTCCAAGCAGAGGTTCAGCAGGACATCAAAGCTGTTCAAAACACTTTCCAAACAAGCCATAATAAGATAACTTCACAACTCCAACAATGTGTTACTCAAACTGATCAATGTCTCACCGGTTTCAAAGGGTTGAAAAGTGAAGTGGAGAAAGGATTTCAAAGTGTTAAAAAAAGTGCAGATCAACAAAAGTTAAGCGTCTTGACGCCACCAGGTCCCAGCACTATCAGTATTTCATCCCAGCCATCTCCTTCTGCTCCAGTGACTCCTTCAACTTCTTCAACCCCTCCGTTAACATCTGTGGTTAAAAGTGACCATATTAAATTAACCTTCCCCACATTTGGAAGGCCTTCAGATGATGCAGACCCCCTATTGTACCTAACCAAATGTCAGGATTTTTTGGCTATACATCCCCTGACAGATGCAGGCATCCTGGCTACCTTCCGTACTGTCTTGTACGGAACAGCACGAGACTGGTGGGAAGTCAGACGGTCCACCATAACCACCTGGAATGAGTTTGAGACTGCATTTTTATCTGCTTTCCTTTCGGAGGATTATGAGGATGAACTGGCTGAACGTGTCCGTACTAGGATTCAAAGAGACACAGAATCCATTAGAGACTTCGCGTTTTCTTACAGAGCTCTCTGTAAAAGATGGAAGGCAGATTTTACAGAGGGTGAGATTGTGAAGATGATACTTAAGAATATTAAGCCATACCTTGCCAGTCAATTGCGTAGCAGAGTAAATACTGTGGAAGAGTTGGTAAAATTAGGACATCAACTGGAAAGAGATTATGAGCAACAGCTTCGTTATGATTGTGGTCGAATGGGCCCTAAGCATCAAGCCACATCACAAAGACCCTACTCAAACCAACCTACTGAGAAAATCCCAGTTCAGTGCTGGAGATGTAGAGGACAGCATCCACCAGGAAAATGTCCACATTATACCTCTCCCCAGTCACCTCAGACGTCTGGTCCACAGTATTCCACCAGCGGCAAACAACCTTATCACCCCAAGTCAGGTGGTCATCCGTCCAACAACTCTGTTGCTGCAACAAGAAGTCATAAGTCACAATCAGCAACCAAGAAAACCTCCTCCTCACTTACAAGCTCTAATGAACGTGTAGCGGTACCTCAACAACTAGTTGTTCCCCTTTGTATCGATGCCTGGTCAGGTAAAGCCATTGTGGACACTGGTGCAAGCTACACACTCATCCATGAGAATCTCATGAGGCAGCTTACATCCCCCGACCAGCTGCAACCGTGGTGCCATGGTCCTCTTTATCTGGCGAATGGAAAAGCAGAGATTCCGTTAGGATGGCTGAATACCACCATTAATTTACATGGCCAAGCATTTACCTTACCTACTGCTGTACTTTCATCCCAAGCTCTAGCCTATGCTGTAGTCTTGGGGTTGGACTTTATTTTCTTCAGTGGGCTGCAACTCAATGTCATTGATCAAAAATATTCCTTCAAGCTGGATCCTTCAAAAGAGTACCCCTTTCAACCAGGAAATCCAAGTGTGTCAAATGTAAGTCCCCAAAAAGATATATGTCAATTTAAGGAAGCCACACAAAACCTTTCCTTATTAACTTCTGTGCCCCCTCCATCATCACCATTGCAAATTCAACACCCGGACGGTATTGATGAAAAGACATTGATAAAAAATGCTGTGGATGCTGCTCATTTACCCTTTGATGAAAAGCTACAGTTACTCCAAATCCTGAACGAAAGCCCTCAGGTGTGTACTCTCCGTACTGGACGTACTGTGGTTCTCCAACACAGCATCTATGCCACCAGCCAAGTCCCCATTAAACAACGGCCATACCGTTTGTCCCCCCTCAAGCAAATTGCCCTGGAGGAGCAACTTGATGAGATGTTGATGCAAGGAATAGTTGAACCATCCCACTCTGCTTGGGCATCACCGGTGGTCTTAGTACCCAAAAAAGACGGCAAATTTAGATTCTGTGTGGATTACAGAAAGGTTAATTCTGTAACAGAAAGTGATGCTTACCCTCTTCCCAACATCACAGAAATTCTGGAATCCCTCTCTGGGGCAGCCATCTTCTCTACAATCGATCTAAACAGTGGATATTGGCAGGTGACCATGGACCCCAACCGCAAAACCAAGACAGCCTTTATCACTCCTGCAGGTCTCTATCAATTTAATGTTATGCCGTTTGGTCTCAAAAATGCGCCCGCAACTTTTCAGAGGCTCATGGAGACAGTTCTGGGAGAACTTAGGAGAAAAATATGCTTTGTGTACATCGATGACATCATTGTGTACTCACCTTCAATAACTCAGCATTTCCACGACCTCCAGACTGTCCTCCATAGACTAGGAACTGCTGGTCTCACCATAAACTTAAAGAAAAGTAAATTCTGTCTTCAAGAACTCTCCTTCCTAGGACATGTTGTAAGTGTCAAAGGCATTTCAGCAGACCCGTGTAAGACTGAAGCCATTCATACCTATCCTGTGCCTACGAACTTGAAGGAAGTTCAGCGGTTCCTCGGGTTAGCAGGGTGGTATCACCGTTTCGTTCCAAATTTTTCAAAAATTACTGAACCCCTCAACGCACTGAAAAAGAAGGGACATAGTTTTCAATGGTCAATTCAGTGTCAGCAAGCTTTTGAACAGCTAAAGTCTTGTCTCACCTCACCTCCCATTCTGGGCCATCCCGATCTTCAGCGGCCATTCATTGTTTACACCGATGCCAGTGACATCGGCCTGGGTGCCATATTAGCACAACGGAGGGATGTAGGCAGAGAGGAGGTTATAGCCTATGCAAGTCGAACATTAACTGGGGCCGAACTCAATTATACTGCAACGGAGAAGGAATGCCTTGCAGTCATCTGGGCCCTGGAAAAGTGGCAACATTACCTGGAGCACAAGCTTTTTACAGTTGTTACCGACCATGCTGCACTGCAATGGGTCATGAACTCCACAAAAACCACCAGCCGCCTCATTCGTTGGGTCCTGCGATTGCAGAAATTCGATTTTGTTATTGAGTACCGAAAAGGGAAGCTAAATGTAGCTCCGGATGCTCTATCCAGATCTTCGGTTACCCCAGGATGTAACTTGTACACCAGCAGAAAAGACCTAGCCCTGCCTGTATCAGATGTTGTCCTGTGGGTCGAACAGCACAAAGACCCCGAAGTTACAAAATTATTGCAAGCGGTTGCAGATAATTGTGCCAGTCTGAATGACCAGTACGAAATAATTGAGGACAAATTGTATCACAAAGCATACCTGACAAATAACCAACTGCATTACAGAATCTACATTCCCAGCAGTCTCCGATCCACCCTTCTCCAGTACTATCACTCCACTCCCATCTGTGGCCATGGAGGAATCTACAAGACCTATAAGCGACTTCAGGAAGTAGCATTTTGGCCAGGCATGTGGTCAGCGGTGAAACAGCATGTGAGGACCTGTGTTAAATGTCAAACTCTGAAAAGTGATAACAGGAAGCCTGCTGGAAAACTACAGCAAATCACAACAAGCCGCCCAAACCAAATGCTAGGAGTCGACCTCATGGGTCCGTTGCCACGTAGCACAACTCAAAATGAATACCTGCTGGTCTTTGTTGATTATTATTCTCGATGGGTGGAGTTGTTCCCTATTCGGAGTGCCACAGCAAAGAATGTTGCCTCCATATTCAGAAAAGACATCCTGACACGTTGGGGCGTACCAGACTTCGTTCTCTCAGACAGAGGCACTCAGTTTGTTTCATCTGTTTTCAGAGAATTATGTGAGAACTGGAGTGTTATTCCCAAATTAACTACCGCCTATCATCCCCAAACCAACATGACAGAAAGAGTTAATCGAAATCTCAAGAGCATGATGGCAGCCTATGTGGACGACAACCATCAGAGGTGGGACCAGTTCTTACCAGAATTCAGATTCGCCCTTAATTCAGCAGTTCAAGAGACCACTGGACTAACCCCAGCCGAACTCCAGCTGGGTAGGAAACTCCAAAGTCCAATGGACAAAATACTCTCTGGCCCTAATCTAACCCCAGATGCTGCCTCTTATGATGtagttcatcatcttcatcatctgcaAACTCAAGCGAAAGAAAACAGCAAGAGAGCCAAAATGAGACAATTGAGGAACTATAACAAAAATAGGAGAGATGTAACATTCAAAAGCAAGGATCGAGTATGGTTGCGTAACTTTCCCCAGTCTAATGCACAGCGTAAATTTAGCGCAAAACTAGCCCAAAAATGGAGAGGTCCTTACCGCATTATCAAGCAGCTGGGTCCGTTGAACTATCAAATAGCCCTGGAAGACACTGGAGAAGACGTACGTACAGCACATGTTTGcaacataaaaatgtgttatcCAACAGCGGCAGAACTGGAgatacaagaaaagaaaaaaactcctgGATATATTTCAAGAATCCTCAGATGACGAAGATTTTCTAGGATTTTCTCTCTCCTAAACAACCATAGGTTGTTTTCTACTAGGGGGGGAGAGTGTGGCAAACAAAATAATCTGTCCTATAACATtggttactttcactttcattttagcgTGATTTCTGGGTGGAGTGTGTCAATTAACGGCCGAAGGGAATTGTATTTAAAGGGAGCGTGTCATACCTGAATCAGAAG
Proteins encoded in this region:
- the LOC113114602 gene encoding uncharacterized protein LOC113114602, which translates into the protein MAHTPPSQSTFVEIEPPPDISTPVWPPALRPGMPLEPPPCAPVFYHTPTPLSPVHPGTHVHMSSPALAGSTPVQTLTWATQGDNMQLCTSSEGGTHSSVAQHELPNILPTPGRQIQEVTAWVQGNWDTLFDLMARQETRVNELTQEVKDTSSQHQSQIADLAAKVEDNKNQVLTLFTTTKQHEETEADNLTKAMKLMITEELQKVESTLVSELRFMVDQLQAEVQQDIKAVQNTFQTSHNKITSQLQQCVTQTDQCLTGFKGLKSEVEKGFQSVKKSADQQKLSVLTPPGPSTISISSQPSPSAPVTPSTSSTPPLTSVVKSDHIKLTFPTFGRPSDDADPLLYLTKCQDFLAIHPLTDAGILATFRTVLYGTARDWWEVRRSTITTWNEFETAFLSAFLSEDYEDELAERVRTRIQRDTESIRDFAFSYRALCKRWKADFTEGEIVKMILKNIKPYLASQLRSRVNTVEELVKLGHQLERDYEQQLRYDCGRMGPKHQATSQRPYSNQPTEKIPVQCWRCRGQHPPGKCPHYTSPQSPQTSGPQYSTSGKQPYHPKSGGHPSNNSVAATRSHKSQSATKKTSSSLTSSNERVAVPQQLVVPLCIDAWSGKAIVDTGASYTLIHENLMRQLTSPDQLQPWCHGPLYLANGKAEIPLGWLNTTINLHGQAFTLPTAVLSSQALAYAVVLGLDFIFFSGLQLNVIDQKYSFKLDPSKEYPFQPGNPSVSNVSPQKDICQFKEATQNLSLLTSVPPPSSPLQIQHPDGIDEKTLIKNAVDAAHLPFDEKLQLLQILNESPQVCTLRTGRTVVLQHSIYATSQVPIKQRPYRLSPLKQIALEEQLDEMLMQGIVEPSHSAWASPVVLVPKKDGKFRFCVDYRKVNSVTESDAYPLPNITEILESLSGAAIFSTIDLNSGYWQVTMDPNRKTKTAFITPAGLYQFNVMPFGLKNAPATFQRLMETVLGELRRKICFVYIDDIIVYSPSITQHFHDLQTVLHRLGTAGLTINLKKSKFCLQELSFLGHVVSVKGISADPCKTEAIHTYPVPTNLKEVQRFLGLAGWYHRFVPNFSKITEPLNALKKKGHSFQWSIQCQQAFEQLKSCLTSPPILGHPDLQRPFIVYTDASDIGLGAILAQRRDVGREEVIAYASRTLTGAELNYTATEKECLAVIWALEKWQHYLEHKLFTVVTDHAALQWVMNSTKTTSRLIRWVLRLQKFDFVIEYRKGKLNVAPDALSRSSVTPGCNLYTSRKDLALPVSDVVLWVEQHKDPEVTKLLQAVADNCASLNDQYEIIEDKLYHKAYLTNNQLHYRIYIPSSLRSTLLQYYHSTPICGHGGIYKTYKRLQEVAFWPGMWSAVKQHVRTCVKCQTLKSDNRKPAGKLQQITTSRPNQMLGVDLMGPLPRSTTQNEYLLVFVDYYSRWVELFPIRSATAKNVASIFRKDILTRWGVPDFVLSDRGTQFVSSVFRELCENWSVIPKLTTAYHPQTNMTERVNRNLKSMMAAYVDDNHQRWDQFLPEFRFALNSAVQETTGLTPAELQLGRKLQSPMDKILSGPNLTPDAASYDVVHHLHHLQTQAKENSKRAKMRQLRNYNKNRRDVTFKSKDRVWLRNFPQSNAQRKFSAKLAQKWRGPYRIIKQLGPLNYQIALEDTGEDVRTAHVCNIKMCYPTAAELEIQEKKKTPGYISRILR